The following is a genomic window from Armatimonadota bacterium.
TGCCGTCGGCGTCGGCAACCGCCAACAGCCGGTCGTCGGGCGAGAAGGAGAGTGACTTGACTGCTTCCTCGCTGGCAAGCACCGCTTCCTTCGCACCGGCAGGCACAGCCCACAGGAACACCTGGCCGTCATCGTAGCCGCACGCCAGTCTCGACCCACCGTGGGAGAACGCCACAGCCCCCATGCCGGCACCATGCTTGAGCGCCAGCAGTCGCTTCCTGCTGGCGAGATCCCACAGCCATACCTCGCTAGGACCACCGACGGCGCCGGCGCCGGCGGCCAGCGTCTTGCCGTCGGGCGAGAAGGCAACCGCCCAGACCGTTCCGGTGTGTTGAAAGGTTGAGGAGACCTCTGGAACGTGGTCGTCCTTCGCGCGGACCGCGTCCGAGCGCGAAATAAGCAGAGCGAGGAGTAGCGCAAGCGCGAGCGTAAGCCGCCGTTTCCTGTGAGAGCACTTCGCTTGGTCGAGACGCGGCTTCGTCGGGTCTGCTTGGCTGGCTGGCTCTTGGCTCATTCGCACATTCCACCTCCACCGCGGAGAGACACACACGCAGGCCTTCCGCGGCCCGGCTCGGTCCGCAGGCGACGAGCGTGAACACGTCTGGTTGTCAGCGCTACTCTAGACAACCTGTGAGTGCATCGTCGGCTGGAATGGGACAAATGCTGAGTTCGCATTTGGGCGAATGCGGTGGGTATTCCTGTTCTCCGGCGCCAACAAACCAGGGCACAAACAAGGGATGCATGCCGCTGATTCATTCCACGGCACACGTGCACAGTGAAGCCGCGCGCCGCCGCGCCTTTTGGCGTGCGGGACTTTCAGTCCCGCTCTTCCAGGCCGCAGCGGACCTGCCGGCACCAAAGCGGCGATGAATCGCCGCACGCCATAGTGGCGCCGTGCGAAGCTGTCGTCTTGCGCACCCGCAGGTGTGAGCTACAGCCCCGCCAGTTGCTCGCGCAGGAACTTCGCCGCGGTGGCGATGTCGGCCGCCGGGTTGTCTCCCACCTCGCGCTCGATGGTGAGATAGCCCTCGTAGCCCGTCTCCTTGAGCGCGCGGAGATACTCCGGCCACGGCACGTCGCCTTCGCCTAGCGGCACCTCGCCGCAGTTCGGCCCGGGGCCGACGCCGTCCTTGGCATGCGTGTGCGCGATCAGCCCGGCAAGGTCGTACACGCCCTCCACCGGGTCGAAGCCGTTCATTACCAGATTCGCCGGGTCGTAGTTGACCTTGATGGACTTCGTCCGCAGGCCGCGCAGGAACGCGCCGAGCGCCGCTCCCGACTCCGGCCCCGTCTCGCTGGCGAAGACGACCCCGATCCCGTCGCCGTGGGCACCGATGTCCTCCAGCGCCTCGGCGGCGGTGCGATACTCCGAGGCGGCGGGGTCTTCAGGGATCACGCCGATGTGCGACGTCATGACGGTAACGCCCACCCGCGCCGCGAGGTCCATCATGCGCTTGGTCGTCGCGANNNNNNNNNNNNNNNNNNNNNNNNNNNNNNNNNNNNNNNNNNNNNNNNNNNNNNNNNNNNNNNNNNNNNNNNNNNNNNNNNNNNNNNNNNNNNNNNNNNNCGGAAACCTGCCGCCGGAAGCCTTCGCCCGGAAACGGCCAGCCAGGTCTCCCGCGCCCGTGCCGGCGGGGCAGGAACTATGCCTGGTAGCATGAAACAGTCTCATTGCAGGTGGATCAAAAACGGGGAGCACCCCCCGGCCCTCAATACTAACATTGGACCTGGACTCGTTCTAGGGGGCAAGGTCAGCCTCGACGGTGCGCGACATCCTGCTACGACCGAGGCTCAAGTCGACGCCGGCGGCTACACCTGTCGTGCAGCGGACACGTGGCGGGCCCGCTCCCAGAGAGATCGTCGCCCGCTATCCCAACCATGTGTGGTCTATGGATATCACGCGCGTGTATCGCTGGGGCTTGTGGCCGACCTCGGTGCTGGTGGCGATAGACCATTTCTCACGCAAAGTGGTCACGGTCACTGCGGCCACTCGTGCGACCGGTGTATGGGTTGCTACAGCCATAAACGTTGCCTTCAGCTCTCATGCGTAGCCGCGGCATGTTATCACTGACCAGGACGCCTGTTTCACGAGTGAGGACTTCGCGGCCATACTCGGGCAGTGTGGAGTGCAGCATCGTTTTGGGGCACTGGGCCGTCACGGCTCGATCTCAGTCACGGAGCGCGTGATACGCACGCTGAAGCAGAAATGGCTCCGCCGCGTGGCGCTCATCCGGGGCATGGATCATCTGGCACAGCTGCTCGACGATTTCGCCACCTACTACAACGAGTGGCGGCCACACATGAGGCTTGAAGGTGCGACTCCAGACTCCGCATGGTGCGGGCGACCATGGATGGCGCCGGGGCGCTCGCACAAGGAAGTCCCGGTACACATCGAGCAACGTCTCTTCTCTGAGGTGCACGTCACCGCGTATCGCCTGCCGCGTGTGACCTGAGCCTCTGTCGGTGCGGCACCAGCAGAGCGGGGCTTTAGGCTGCTCTACGTCACCAACCGGTCGGTGCTACCGCGCGTAGCGACCCCCGTCCTCTGTCAGGCATTCTGCCCGCGCCAGTCTCGACCTCTGGGATCTCCTTCGCTCGCCGAAACCGTCCGTGAATGCCGGTCTCATAGCCGCCTAACCGCTACAACTGGTCGCGCCTTGCGTGACGCCGATGCCGGCCATGTGCGATTAGATGAACATCGCGAGTTTTGGCCATTCGCTTCCTTTTGGTACAATGACGCAATCCAATGCATCTCATCGACGCCGTACTGAAGCCGCCCGCGAAATGGCCACGATAGCGTGCGTGCAGGTTGCCGGGCGAGGTGGTCAGACAGTCTGCGTACTGTGTCGGACCGCCGCCGTGGGGAAGCCGCCCGAGGCCCTTGGTGCGGCAATGTCGCCATCTGCGTTCGCTGTTCCTAGATTCTCGGGGCACGGCAGAACCCGGCCCGGCTCAGCCCGAGGATGCGTCCGCTTCGCGAGTGAAGCCCCAGGACGCGTAGATGGGACGCACGCGAGGGAAAGACCATGCAGGAGGTGAGCATGAGCGAAGCGATCGAATTTCTGATGAAGCATCCGGAGACATACCTGGCCACCGTCGACAACGGGGCCCCTTGGGTCCGGGCAATGCAAATCGCGCGCATCGACGATGAGGGAAGCATCTGGTACGCGACGGCGCTCTCATCAAGCAAGGTCGGGCAGGTTCGTCGGAATCCGCGGGTATGCCTCGCGGTCTGGGCCGATGGGCGGCAATGCCGCGTATTCGGCAGCGCCGAGCTGATCACGGACGCCGCGGTGAAACACCAGCTCTGGGACGACTCCTGGCGCACCTACTTCCGAGCCGAGGAAGACCCGGAGTATGTGCTCCTGAAGGTAGTCCCGGAGCGCGCGGAACTGAGCTAGCAAACGCCGATGCCATCGGCCATGGCTGGTTGCGCGCCAGCGCGGAAGCCCCGGCCTCTGGTTGCCGCACGGGAACGCGGCCTGGCGGTCCGCCGAGGCGCTAGCTGCAGTAATCGAGGCGGTCACGGGACCGATTAGGCGGCCGAGGCTGGGCAACCCTCGCCAGCCCCTTTCGCTCCGGCATTCAGTCCTGTCCCTGCGAGATCGCGCCATCGACCGGGTTCCCATAGCGCTCTTTGAGCAGGCGCACCTCTTCCTCGCACCAAGGGGTGAACCGACGATTCCTGCTCAGCACCAACGCGACCATGTCGTTCCAGCCGATCCACTCGGCCGCGGCGACTTCACTCGGATTAGGCGCCGGCCTGCTTGCTGTAATGCCCACCAGAACCGGGCAGACTTCCCTTTCCAAGATACCGTTGTGGCGCGCGCTGTAACGGTAGTCCGGCAGCGCCTCCCAAGTTCGCACGTCTTTCAGGCCCAGCTCGACGCGAAGGCGCCGTTGGGCGGCTGCCTCGGTCGACTCGCCAGGCAGCGGATGTCCGCAGCAGCTGTTCGACCACTCCAAAGGCCATGTCACCTTGTCGGCACTTCTCTGCTGCAACAGGAGTCTTCCAGACCGGTCGAATACGAAGACGGAAAAACCGCGATGAAGCGGGGTGACCGCCGTGTGCACCGCGCTCTTCGCCGCGGTGCCGACTGCAGCGCCCGCGGTGTCCACCAACACAACTTGTTCGTCCGCCTCGCTAGGGTACGGTGAGAAGCGGTAGGGAACGATCTGGGCAAGCTTGAAGGCGCCAACGGTGAAGAAGAGGGACAGCGCCGCATACGTGCCGGCAGTTCTCAGGACCCCGTCGCGTCCGAACCTTCGCGCCGACACTTCGGCGCTGGTCGAAAGTATGCCGAAGCGAGATTGCCTTGCCGCGCGTCGGATGAACTCGACGTCATCGTAGATGAGGTCCGGCCTGAAACCACCTGCGTGCCTCGCGACGCTGGTCATGGCAATAATGCAGGCTCCCCCGCCACTCGGCAGCACGGACTGCAGGAGCATGAACAGTGTGTTGAACCATACAAAGGTCGCGCGCACCGTGCGTGAGCTTGCGGCGGGCACATATCGCGGGCAGGCGACGCTCAGCCTCCGCTGTCGCATTTCCGATACTGAGCGATCAAGAAAGTCGGGCGCAAGCACTGTGTCTGCATCCACGAAGACGCAGATGTCGCCGCGCGCAGCGTCCAGGCCTGCCTGGCGCTGCCGCCCGACCGGAGGGGCGGAATGCAGTACCCTGACATCTCGCCAGCAGGAGGCAACCGCAACCGTGCGGTCGCAGGAGCCGCCGTCAACGATCACGGTCTCCGTGGCGCGCAGAGTCTGTTGCTCGAGGCATCTCAGCAGGTTGCCGAGAACGGCTTCTTCGTTGAGTACCGGGATAATGACGGTAATGCTAGGTTGTTTCACGTGCGAAGCACCGCGACAAAGAAAGCAGCCATTCCCGCAATGGCGTTCAGCGCGGGGAACAGCCGATAGGCTTGGAGACCCGCGGCAGCTGGGCGCACCATGAGGAGCAAGGGTATCAGGGGATAGCAGATCGCCGCCAGGCCCCAAGGATGGAGAATGCGATATCCGGCGACGAGGACGAAGACAGCAATCCAGAGCGCCGCGCAGACCAGGAGCGAGCCGCGATAACCAAGCGCGCTCGCAGTGGTGCGCAGGCCACTCCGCCGGTCGGTGTCGATGTCAAGCGCTGCTGAAAAGATGTGCATGGCGGCGGTCCAGAGGAACGAGATGGCAATCACCTCTGTGTTCGGCAGCTCGCCCGCAAACTGATGAAAGCCCAGGAAGAGGGGCAGGGCGTACAGGACGTTGGATGCGGCATCAAGCACGGGCGCGGCTTTCAGACGGACAGGCGGCACGCTATATAGGATGGCCAGTGCGATGAACCCGCCCAGCAGGGCCTGCTCGACGTGGCCGCTCAGGACGGCCAACACCGGCAAGGCAAGGAACAACGCCGCGAGCACCGCGCGCAGGACGACGCGCTCTTCGTAGACCTCCAGGACGTGCTCGCTACCTCGCTTGCGCGGGTTTATCCTATCTGCGGTTCCGTCCGCCAGATCGTTGACGCCGTAGAGCAGCACGTTCGCGGGAATTAGGAAGTAGCCGAGACAGACCCAGAAGCGCAGCGTCACGAGGTCCGCGGGGCGTGCGCTGCCAGCAGCGCAACCGACTAGATAGGTGCCTGCAAGGTATAGCCAGAACTTGGGCCGCGAAACCTCCAGGACTAGTGCCGCTGACCCAAGGATCGTCGGCCTAACAGCGCTCACCGCCCACCTCTTAGCCGAAGAGCGTTCCGCAGAGCCGCGAGGAAGACTGTCGCCTTGCGCGGCTTGACTTTGCGCCGGAAAACCACCAACGGGTCGCGCGCGATTACTGCCGCGGTATAATCATGGATGTCGGCGGCGGCACTGATGGCGATCAGATACTGCGGCGGGATGTGCGTGTACCCGCGCTCGGCCTGACCTCGCCAAGCGCGGTAGCGTACGAGCTGCACGCCGATGTAGTCGGCGAACTCGGACGGGTGCGCCACCGCCTCAGCTGCACTCAACTCGCGCAAGCCGTGCTCATGCATCTCGGCAGCTGGCAGGTACTGCCGACCTAGTTCGGTATCCTCACGGACGTCCCGAATGAAGTTGATGTACTGGAACGCGCGGCCAAGTAGTTGCGCGTGCTCAAGGGCGGCATGTGGCAGCTCCATGAGACTCGCCATCATGAGGCCGACGACCTCCGCCGATCCATAGACGTATGATAGCGTCTCCTCAAGCGTCTCATAGCGGTCCTTTGTGAGGTCGAGCTGCATGGTATCCAGGAACGTCTGCGCCCACTGCGGATCGAATCCGTACTCCCGTTCCAGGGCGACGAAAGACCGGACAACGGCAGGCACCTGCTCGGCGCCGGTGCGTGCCGCTGCATACGATTGCCTGAATGCCATGAACCCGCGGACGTCCTGCGGCGTGCTGTCGACATAGTCGTCCGCTTCCCGCACGAAGGCGTACAGCCGGGTGACCTTCTCACGCAGTTCCGCAGGGAAGAACAGGCTGGTGTTGAAAAAAGTCGTGCTGCCCCGCTTGAAGACCTGTGTGAAGCTGCTCTCGGTCATCGGGACGCGCCCCCGACGCGCTTCGCCACGATCTCCGACGACACCAAGGCCATCGCCAGGCCTATGCCCGGATGCGTGTACTGCCCGGTGTAGTAGAGATTCGCGATCCGCTTGCTTCTGTGGGCAGGCCGGAACAGCGCCGTCTGCATGAGGGTATGGCTGAGACCAAGCGCGGTCCCTTGATAGGCGTTGAATTCGGCGACGAAGTCGCGCTGGCTGAACACCCTGCAGACCGCCACATTCTGCCGCAGCGACTCCCCCGTCAGCCTCTCGATCTGCTCGAGCACGCGCGTGGCGTACGCGTCGCGCACATCGTCAGGGTCATCCAGACCGGTGGCTACCGGGATGAGCGCTACCACGTTCTCGCATCCCGGCGGGGCGACCGCATCGTCCGTTCGTGAAGGGCAGCAGAAGTAGTATGACGGGCGTTCGGGCCAACCTGGCGCCTGGAAGATGCTGTTGAAGTGCTCGACCCAATCGTGCTCGAAAAGGAGCGTGTGGTGTTGTAGTCGCGGCAGTCGTTTCCTGATGCCCAGATACATCATGAAAGCCGAGGGAGCAAAGGTGCGGCGTTGCCAGTATCGCTCCGGGTAGGTCCGGTAGCGCCGCTCGAGCAGACTCGTCTCGGCATAGGCGTAGTCGGCGTTGACGACGACCAGGTCTGCCGGGACCTCATCTGCGCCGGCGGCCACAGACACCGCCCGGTTGCCGCGAACACCGATAGAGGTGGCCGCACGGCCGAACTGAAAGGCCGCGCCGTGCTCTGCGGCCAGTGCTCTCAGGCCGTGTACGACTGCCGCGATGCCGCCGCTCGGATACCATACGCCTAGGTTGAAATCGACATGCGCAAGCATCGAGTAGAGCGCGGGCGTGTTCTGCGGCGACCCACCGAGGAAGACCATGCTGTACTCCAGGATCTTGCGAAGCCTTTGGCTTGAGAAGTACCGTGCGGTGTACTTCTCGAGGTTTTCGAAGACGTGAAGCTTGCGGCCCTCCAGCAGAGTGCGGCGGTTGAGGAAGTCCGAGATGCGGCTGAAGTCGCGATAGACGAACTCGTTGAGGGACACCTCATACTCGTGCTTGGCGACCTCAAGGTAGCGACGCATGGCATCGCCGGCGCCAGCCTCCATCGCCTCGAACTGCCGTAGGTTCTCGCTCAAATCGCTTGAAATGTCGATGTAGTCATCGGGGGCAAAGAAGATACGGTAGGAAGGATCGAGGCGCTTGAGTGAGTAGTAGTCTGACGATGCCCTGCCGAACTGAGCGAAGAACCTCTCGAAGACGTCTGGCATGAGGTACCAGGACGGCCCCATGTCGAAACGGAACCCTTCCTGCTCCCAAGATTGGGCCCGTCCTCCGGGAAGGTCATTCTTCTCCAGGACGGTAACGTTCCAGCCGTCTCGCGCCAGGAACGCAGCCACTGAAAGGCCGCCGAAGCCGCTTCCGATGACCACAGCACGTTTGCCGTTGTGGTTGCTCATACCCTGCACCCTCGCGCACCCAACCTGCCGTGGTGCCTGCGGTCTGCCTCAACTCATGCGCCCAAACCAAGCGCGTCGCAGTGGATACGATTCGTCGCCCGGAACCTCATGTCTTCCCCGCAGGCGGCGTTGATATCCTCCGCAGCGAGCTCGCCCCGATCTACAGAAGTCGATGCACTGGTCTCTCACCGTAGGACCATTACTTATCCTGTGAGAAGTCGTCTCTCGGCGTTGCACGAAGGCAGCGAGCGGACTCCCTGCACCTCGCTAGCCTCAAGCGCGCCCTTGCGCCATAACCTCGGCTCATAGTGATCGGTCCGTTCGGTCAGTACACCGGCCGGGGCGGCGCGCGTCTGTCTCGGTCGCGGCTATCGCGCTTTCCCAGCACTCATCAGCCTTCAGCCGAGAGCATCTCCTTAATTGTGACGAAGCGGTATCCACGGGCCCGCGCCCCCGCTATCAGTTGTGGTAGCGCCTCGACCGTCGCCGCACGGTCGCTCGAGCCGACTCTCAATCTGTCGCCGCGAGCGTCGTGAAGGAGAATGATGCAACCCGGGAATAGCCGCGGCGTCACCCTTCTCGCGATCCGATCGGCGTCTCGCAGCCACCAGTCCATGGCGTCGACCGACCACAGCACCATTGTAAGGCCGCGACGGTCCAGAAGCTCGATTAGCCTGCGGTCATACGACCCATAGGGGGGACGGAACAGCCTGGTTGCGCGGCCAGTCGCGCTGGTAGCCGCCTTGGTTGCGGCGTCCACCTGTTGCAGAACGCCGTCGGTTGTCAGCAGGGTCAGGTTAGTGTGGCGGTCAGCGTGGGAGCCGATGCAGTGCCCCTGCGCTGCCGCGCGCAGCAAAAGGTCCGGGTGCTTCCGCGCCTGTTCCCCGACGACGAAGAAGGTCGCCGCAACGTCATGCAGTTGCAGAGTATCCAGGATGGCAGGCGTCCATTCTCTCGAGGGACCGTCATCGAATGTCAGGGCGATCAGGGGATCGCCGACCGCGCCGCGCCGATGAATGAGTCTCCGCATCCGCGGTTCCCGGCCTTCGGAACGGTATGCGCACCTGCAGGCCAGAACGGCAACCGCACTCGAGAGCACTACGAGGCTGGCGGGC
Proteins encoded in this region:
- a CDS encoding sugar phosphate isomerase/epimerase, whose protein sequence is ATTKRMMDLAARVGVTVMTSHIGVIPEDPAASEYRTAAEALEDIGAHGDGIGVVFASETGPESGAALGAFLRGLRTKSIKVNYDPANLVMNGFDPVEGVYDLAGLIAHTHAKDGVGPGPNCGEVPLGEGDVPWPEYLRALKETGYEGYLTIEREVGDNPAADIATAAKFLREQLAGL
- a CDS encoding transposase; this translates as MQHRFGALGRHGSISVTERVIRTLKQKWLRRVALIRGMDHLAQLLDDFATYYNEWRPHMRLEGATPDSAWCGRPWMAPGRSHKEVPVHIEQRLFSEVHVTAYRLPRVT
- a CDS encoding pyridoxamine 5'-phosphate oxidase family protein, with the translated sequence MSEAIEFLMKHPETYLATVDNGAPWVRAMQIARIDDEGSIWYATALSSSKVGQVRRNPRVCLAVWADGRQCRVFGSAELITDAAVKHQLWDDSWRTYFRAEEDPEYVLLKVVPERAELS
- the idi gene encoding isopentenyl-diphosphate Delta-isomerase, translated to MKQPSITVIIPVLNEEAVLGNLLRCLEQQTLRATETVIVDGGSCDRTVAVASCWRDVRVLHSAPPVGRQRQAGLDAARGDICVFVDADTVLAPDFLDRSVSEMRQRRLSVACPRYVPAASSRTVRATFVWFNTLFMLLQSVLPSGGGACIIAMTSVARHAGGFRPDLIYDDVEFIRRAARQSRFGILSTSAEVSARRFGRDGVLRTAGTYAALSLFFTVGAFKLAQIVPYRFSPYPSEADEQVVLVDTAGAAVGTAAKSAVHTAVTPLHRGFSVFVFDRSGRLLLQQRSADKVTWPLEWSNSCCGHPLPGESTEAAAQRRLRVELGLKDVRTWEALPDYRYSARHNGILEREVCPVLVGITASRPAPNPSEVAAAEWIGWNDMVALVLSRNRRFTPWCEEEVRLLKERYGNPVDGAISQGQD
- a CDS encoding prenyltransferase codes for the protein MSAVRPTILGSAALVLEVSRPKFWLYLAGTYLVGCAAGSARPADLVTLRFWVCLGYFLIPANVLLYGVNDLADGTADRINPRKRGSEHVLEVYEERVVLRAVLAALFLALPVLAVLSGHVEQALLGGFIALAILYSVPPVRLKAAPVLDAASNVLYALPLFLGFHQFAGELPNTEVIAISFLWTAAMHIFSAALDIDTDRRSGLRTTASALGYRGSLLVCAALWIAVFVLVAGYRILHPWGLAAICYPLIPLLLMVRPAAAGLQAYRLFPALNAIAGMAAFFVAVLRT
- a CDS encoding phytoene/squalene synthase family protein: MTESSFTQVFKRGSTTFFNTSLFFPAELREKVTRLYAFVREADDYVDSTPQDVRGFMAFRQSYAAARTGAEQVPAVVRSFVALEREYGFDPQWAQTFLDTMQLDLTKDRYETLEETLSYVYGSAEVVGLMMASLMELPHAALEHAQLLGRAFQYINFIRDVREDTELGRQYLPAAEMHEHGLRELSAAEAVAHPSEFADYIGVQLVRYRAWRGQAERGYTHIPPQYLIAISAAADIHDYTAAVIARDPLVVFRRKVKPRKATVFLAALRNALRLRGGR
- the crtI gene encoding phytoene desaturase codes for the protein MSNHNGKRAVVIGSGFGGLSVAAFLARDGWNVTVLEKNDLPGGRAQSWEQEGFRFDMGPSWYLMPDVFERFFAQFGRASSDYYSLKRLDPSYRIFFAPDDYIDISSDLSENLRQFEAMEAGAGDAMRRYLEVAKHEYEVSLNEFVYRDFSRISDFLNRRTLLEGRKLHVFENLEKYTARYFSSQRLRKILEYSMVFLGGSPQNTPALYSMLAHVDFNLGVWYPSGGIAAVVHGLRALAAEHGAAFQFGRAATSIGVRGNRAVSVAAGADEVPADLVVVNADYAYAETSLLERRYRTYPERYWQRRTFAPSAFMMYLGIRKRLPRLQHHTLLFEHDWVEHFNSIFQAPGWPERPSYYFCCPSRTDDAVAPPGCENVVALIPVATGLDDPDDVRDAYATRVLEQIERLTGESLRQNVAVCRVFSQRDFVAEFNAYQGTALGLSHTLMQTALFRPAHRSKRIANLYYTGQYTHPGIGLAMALVSSEIVAKRVGGASR
- a CDS encoding polysaccharide deacetylase family protein, with translation MRRLIHRRGAVGDPLIALTFDDGPSREWTPAILDTLQLHDVAATFFVVGEQARKHPDLLLRAAAQGHCIGSHADRHTNLTLLTTDGVLQQVDAATKAATSATGRATRLFRPPYGSYDRRLIELLDRRGLTMVLWSVDAMDWWLRDADRIARRVTPRLFPGCIILLHDARGDRLRVGSSDRAATVEALPQLIAGARARGYRFVTIKEMLSAEG